The Salvia splendens isolate huo1 chromosome 21, SspV2, whole genome shotgun sequence genome includes a window with the following:
- the LOC121785526 gene encoding 30S ribosomal protein S13, chloroplastic-like produces the protein MAQALATPVLPSLPLISNPISNSSKFSLSFPLPTASPKIGGLSIKCARVGGVEIPNNKRVEYSLQYIHGIGRTSARQILNDLSFENKLTKDFSEEELTILREEVSKYMIEGDLRRFNALAIRRLKEIQCYRGVRHIQGLPCRGQRTKNNCRTLKGKRVAIPGKKKK, from the exons ATGGCGCAAGCGTTAGCTACACCAGTACTGCCTTCTCTCCCCCTCATCTCCAACCCTATCTCTAACTCCTCCAAATTCTCGCTCTCCTTTCCGCTACCCACCGCTTCCCCCAAG ATCGGTGGATTGAGTATCAAATGCGCTCGTGTTGGCGGAGTCGAGATTCCGAACAACAAGAGAGTGGAGTACTCGTTGCAGTACATTCATGGAATCGGGCGCACTAGCGCCAGGCAGATTCTCAACGACCTCAGTTTCGAGAACAAATTGACAAAAGATTTCTCTGAAGAGGAGCTCACTATTTTGCGTGAGGAGGTCTCTAAGTATAtgattgaaggagatctt AGGAGGTTCAATGCGCTTGCAATTAGAAGGCTAAAGGAGATACAGTGCTACCGAGGCGTGAGGCACATTCAGGGATTGCCGTGTAGGGGGCAGAGGACCAAGAACAACTGCAGAACCTTGAAGGGAAAAAGGGTGGCCATTCCTGGTAAAAAGAAGAAGTAA
- the LOC121785355 gene encoding patatin-like protein 6 — translation MACVDVNDDRSINPMIGLQEPSIDTDKLSYEIFSILESKFLFGYEDQQLWVPKPIAVQPKTAVLSDGGAQAAKNQRGKICILSIDGAGMRSILTGKTLAYLETALKNKSGNPDARIADYFDVAAGTGVGGIFTAMLFAAGDQNRPIFHADDTWKFLAAEGKKVYSIAKTRSSRNGFLKRIFKKSGSGGSSAVSMEKAMKEAFKDERTGRSLTLKDTLKPVLIPCYDLSSAAPFLFSRADALESDSFDFNLWEVCLATSAEPVAFDPVFMKSVDGLTRCVGLDGGMAMSNPTAAAITHVLHNKQEFPFVRGVEDILVLSVGAGGQLMESSFDYEQVKTWKAKHWARPLARISGDSAAEMVDHAVAMAFGQSRSSNYVRVQASCSSFGQCGANVDSDPSPRNVKMLMGIADEMLKQKNVESVLFSGKKIGEQSNLEKLDWFADQLVLEHQKRSCRIAPTVAFKQPTSRP, via the exons ATGGCGTGTGTTGATGTTAACGACGACCGCAGCATCAATCCAATGATTGGATTGCAGGAGCCGAGCATCGATACCGACAAATTGAGCTACGAGATTTTCTCCATTTTGGAGAGTAAGTTTTTGTTCGGCTACGAGGACCAGCAGCTTTGGGTACCGAAGCCGATTGCGGTGCAGCCGAAGACCGCCGTCTTATCCGACGGCGGAGCTCAGGCGGCGAAAAATCAGAGGGGGAAAATCTGCATCCTCAGCATCGACGGCGCCGGTATGCGGAGCATTTTGACCGGAAAAACCCTCGCGTATTTGGAGACAGCGCTGAAGAACAAGTCGGGGAATCCTGACGCCAGAATCGCGGATTATTTCGACGTCGCCGCCGGCACAGGCGTCGGCGGAATTTTTACAGCGATGCTATTTGCTGCCGGCGATCAGAACCGTCCGATTTTCCACGCTGACGATACGTGGAAGTTCCTCGCGGCGGAGGGGAAAAAGGTGTACTCGATTGCGAAAACGCGGAGTTCGAGGAACGGTTTTCTCAAGCGAATTTTTAAGAAATCCGGGAGCGGTGGTTCGTCGGCGGTTAGTATGGAGAAGGCGATGAAGGAAGCGTTCAAGGACGAGAGAACCGGTCGCAGCCTGACGCTGAAGGACACGCTCAAGCCGGTTCTGATCCCCTGCTACGACCTCTCCAGCGCGGCGCCGTTTCTGTTCTCGCGAGCCGACGCGCTCGAGAGCGACAGCTTCGATTTCAATCTGTGGGAGGTGTGCCTGGCGACGTCGGCCGAGCCGGTCGCCTTCGATCCGGTTTTCATGAAATCGGTCGACGGTTTGACCCGATGCGTAGGGCTAGACGGCGGAATGGCGATGAGCAACCCTACCGCGGCGGCGATCACGCATGTTCTGCACAATAAACAGGAGTTTCCGTTTGTGAGAGGAGTGGAGGACATTTTGGTCCTTTCAGTCGGCGCCGGAGGGCAGCTGATGGAGAGCAGCTTTGACTATGAGCAGGTCAAGACGTGGAAGGCTAAGCATTGGGCGCGGCCGCTAGCGCGGATTTCCGGCGACAGCGCGGCGGAGATGGTTGACCACGCTGTGGCAATGGCGTTCGGTCAAAGCCGTAGCAGCAATTACGTCAGAGTTCAG GCAAGCTGTTCCAGCTTCGGTCAATGTGGTGCAAATGTGGATTCGGACCCCAGTCCGAGGAACGTAAAAATGCTAATGGGGATAGCAGATGAGATGCTGAAGCAGAAAAATGTGGAGTCTGTCCTCTTCAGTGGTAAGAAGATAGGAGAGCAGAGCAACTTGGAGAAACTAGACTGGTTTGCCGACCAACTTGTGCTGGAGCATCAGAAGAGGAGTTGCCGGATAGCTCCCACTGTTGCGTTCAAGCAACCGACAAGTAGGCCTTAA